In Glycine max cultivar Williams 82 chromosome 10, Glycine_max_v4.0, whole genome shotgun sequence, the DNA window CTTTTTTCAACGTAATCAACGTGAACCATTCGATTAGCGAAAAGAAAATCTAACGGTCcttattttttccttgctacCGGTAGTGAATGGATGCCTCGTTTTCTCCGTCTGGTTCCCCCCACGCGCGATTGAGAAGCAGATGTTGTTTTCATTGAGTACTATTGAGTAGAGTAGTAGAGCATTGTCTTTGTCGTGGTAAAACCATCGAAGCCCAGCGTTCAGCACTATTGGAACAGAGGACTAAAGAAGGGCGAGGTCCGTCGAGCTTCCGGGGCAGATCTGCAGTTAACGTTGTAGCTATCGTCGTAGGTGAATAACATTGTACCTTCCGGGCCGATTTTTGTTATTACGGTATTTGTTCTGTTCAGTTGTCCCTTATATTGAATGGttgttattatgttattttcattCATGTTTGTTTTGCAAATTGTGTTTCCTGAATGTTGTGATGTGGTGTGTGTTGTTGTTAAGTGTTGCAGTTTTGAACATGCATTGTTTTTGTATGACCAGTAGCATTGCAGTAGATGTGGTAGTTTGTAGTAGTTGATGTatgtatttgatatattttaaaatgtgttgGGGTGTAGGATTTGGACGCTATAATGTCAGAGTTGGAAACTACTGATAATTTTCGTAGCTTTGTTAATGGTGATGGTGTCAATGATGATGGAGATTATGAAAATGATGACAACTACCAAGATAATGTCGGAGTACAAGATGAAGAGGAGGTGGATTCGGAGTTATAGAATGAGGATGATGGAGATTATGATGAATTTTGGATTCCAGGTTTGTCGAAAGAGGAATGTATAAGTATTGATAGCATGGTAGATATTAGACAGTTTGACATGAAAGAAATTAGCGATGAAGTTGTCCGCAGGTTGGATTTTGGTGATTTGGAGTTAGCGTATCAATTTTATTGTTGGTATGCTAAAATGAGTGGTTTTTCCGTAaggaagagtcacattgttagAAACTCATTTATGGAAACACTGCAACAAACATTTGTTTGTTCATGTGCTGGTTATAGGAAAGTTACAACCTCCAATACAAGGatacgaaaagaaaaaaaagaaagcaggTGTGGTTGTGAAGCAATGTTTCGTGTTCATGTGCATTTTTCGATGGATCGATGGTATGTGACATGTTGGAATTTTGAGCACAACCATGTATTATTGGACCTAAAATTGTCGTGCTTGTTGGCAGGACATAGGAAGATGTCGGCATCTAATATTATGCAAGTTGAAAATTATAGGAAAGTTGGCATTAGACCTCCGTACATGTGCACAACATTTGTCAATCAATGTGGTGGATATGAGAAGGTGGGGTTTATCAGGAAAGATATTTACAATGAAGAAGGGCGCATGAGGAGGCAACATAGTTCAGATGCAAGGGGTGCATTGAAGTATTTATATGATTTACGCAAGAAAGAGCCAATGATGTATGTTTCATGCACCGCGGATGAAGAGTCAAGACTACAACGGTTGTTTTGGTCTGATACTGATAGCCAATTGCTTTATCAGGTATTTGGTGACGTTCTGGCATTTGATGCCACttacaagaaaaataagtatttgtGCCCTTTTGTTGTTTTCTCTGGTGTGAACCACCATAATCAGACAATAGTTTTTGCTGCTGCTATTGTGACTGATGAGATGGAAGAAACATATGTTTGGTTGTTAGAACAGTTGTTGGTAGCAATGAAAGTAAAAGCTCCCTGTTCAATAATAACTGATGGAGATCTGGCTATGAGGAATGCTATAACAAGAGTCATGCCAGGTGTTTCTCACAGATTGTGTGCGTGGCACTTATTGCGTAATGCATTAAGCCATGTCCGAGACAAACATGTTTTGAAATGGTTGAAGAAACTAATGCTTAGTGATTTTGAAGTGGTGGAATTCGAAGAAAAATGGAAAGAGATGGTTGCTACGTTTGAATTGGAAGACAATAGTTGGATTGCTGAACTTTATGAAAGACGGATGAAGTGGTCTACTGTCCATTTGAGGGGTCGTTTTTTTGCGAGCATACGGACAACATCTCGTTGTGAGGCTTTCCATGCACATGTTGCAAAATATGTTCATTCACGCACCAATTTAACCGATTTTGTAGAACAATTTCAAAGGTGCCTGACATATTTTCGATATAGAGTGGTTGTGGCAGATTATTCGTCAACATACGGGAAAGAAGTTTTGCAAACAAATCTTCTATCTCTTGAGCGGTCTGGTGATGAATTGTTTACAAAGGAGATGTTTCAACTTTTTCAGTCTTATCTATGTAGGACTATTAAGCTAAGAGTCGTTGATTGCAAAGAGATGGCCACTTTTTCAGTTTTCATAGTTGTCAAGTATTGTAGTGGAAGTGTTTGGCGTGTGTCGCATTGCCCATCAATGGTTGAGTTTACATGTACTTGTATGAGAATGCAATCCATTGGTCTTCCATGTGATCACATATTGACTGTGTtggtttctttaaattttatggaGTTTCCAAGTAGTTTGGTTTTGAATAGGTGGTCCAAACTTGCCACCGAACAGATTAAAGACAAATATCCGGATTCCGCAATGTATTGGGATTCGCAATTGATGGCCAAGTATGCCACTTTGGTTGAAGTTTCTAGAGAAGTTTGTGCAGCCGCATACCGTGATGAAGAGGAGTATGACAAAATGTTGCATTTCCTATCCAATGAGGCTACAAGGCTGAAGTCAAAGCAAAACAACGAACATTGTGTTGATGATAATCAGATGCACCAACAAGATGATGATTTTGCAGGTATTTTAGACCCTGTTGTGGTTCGAAGTAAAGGATGCGGACAGGTCGAAATGGATGAAAGTGGCAGACAAAGGAGAATCCAAAAGTGTCGGCAATGTGGTGGAATTGGCCACAACAAGCGTTCTTGCACCAACCGTCCTCGAAATGTAAATGGTTGTATGTCATCCACCGAACAAACTAATACTATGTTGCAAGCTACACATGAAAATTACTCTGAAGTGGTAATGAACCTGTTGTTTGCCACAATttgcttttgaatttttatgttACGCAGGTAATGATTAcaatttgtattttgttaatgTTGGACAAAATGCAGGAGCCGCAGACACAGTCATTTGTTGCTGGTAGTAGCCTGTTGGTCCgtaaagatatttttgttatgTTGCATAATTTGATCGGTAATGAGTTCATGTTTGCAAATGTTAGGGGTGGACTACTCTAGTTTCGAGGACCAGAACCTcctatgaagaagaagaaggagaagctaGAGGTAATTGTATTTTCATTGATCTACAGGTTTTATTACAATGTGATATTTATACTATGCTTCTAACAAAATTGTAATTCTGTTACTAGAAAAGACAAGAATGGAAAATGGAAATATGTAAATGGAATATTCTATGCTTGTTGGTTATGGTTGTCCCTTACACGAAGACAACTACCTTGCACATGGTCCTTTAAGCCCAATCAGTATCCTCACACATAGTCTCGCAGGTACGCAGGCCTAGCAATTGCCCTCTTTGCTCTGTTTTGTAATTGCACCTTGCTATTAGTGTGTTTGCTGGGTTTCTCATGTATTATTTGCTGCACCCCTGTTAGTCTATCAGCATTACTTCATAATTGTATATTGTATGTAGTATTGTGAATTTGTGAAAAAATTGGCCTAACATTGTATGTTTGTGGATTTTGTTTTGCAGGATTATTGACAAAGATTGTAACTTCTGCAACCATTAAATGTTGATACCGCAGGACACTGTTATGTAATCCATTTTTTAGTGAAAGACGACGTTATACTTGGTTGCtggtgtttattattatttagtgaaGGAAGTGtggattataattttgttaaattagcgTATAGCAAATAATGTTTACGTTATACTTGGTTGCTGGTACACGATATATATTTGGTGAAGCAAGTGtggattataatttaatttcttaaattagcGTATAGCAAATAATGTTTACGTTATACTTGGTTGCTGGTACACGATATATATTTGGTGAAGCAAGTGTGGattataatttcatttcttAAATTAGCACCAGCAAATAATGTTTATGTTATACTTGGTTGCTAGTACATGATATATATTTGGTGAAGCAAGTGTGGattataatttcatttcttAAATTAGCACCAGGTTCAGATATCAAAAGAAACAGAACAGCTACATCCAAAATAACTGCCGAATTACTAATTTAAATTATGCACCAGTATCTAAATTGATATGAGGAATccagtttaattatttaaacattCTACTACCATTATAAAAAGCTATTTCAAAGGAAGAAATACAACCATTTCCTCTAATGAACTTTGTatagaataatatatttttctgagTATTTTTGAAGCAGCAAGAGTCAGCGATATTAAACTCTCCAAGAAACAACAGACATGAGAAATTGTATAAATAATACATGCTAGAGTATGAATCAAAATCTGACTATATCAACAAACAACATGTACATTGACTGCCAATTTACATAAACTGATAGACCTGCCATTTTAAGGGAATTCCACATGATTTCCTCATGTTCAGGAATACCAAAAAGGCACAAAGTCGTCGCATGAAGCCCAAACACCTgccacaaaaattatttttgctgGTACACGATATATATTTGGTGAAGGAAGTGaggattataatttaatttgttaaattagCGTATAGCAAATAATG includes these proteins:
- the LOC102667255 gene encoding protein FAR1-RELATED SEQUENCE 5-like → MVDIRQFDMKEISDEVVRRLDFGDLELAYQFYCWYAKMSGKLQPPIQGYEKKKKKAGVVVKQCFVFMCIFRWIDGHRKMSASNIMQVENYRKVGIRPPYMCTTFVNQCGGYEKVGFIRKDIYNEEGRMRRQHSSDARGALKYLYDLRKKEPMMYVSCTADEESRLQRLFWSDTDSQLLYQVFGDVLAFDATYKKNKYLCPFVVFSGVNHHNQTIVFAAAIVTDEMEETYVWLLEQLLVAMKVKAPCSIITDGDLAMRNAITRVMPGVSHRLCAWHLLRNALSHVRDKHVLKWLKKLMLSDFEVVEFEEKWKEMVATFELEDNSWIAELYERRMKWSTVHLRGRFFASIRTTSRCEAFHAHVAKYVHSRTNLTDFVEQFQRCLTYFRYRVVVADYSSTYGKEVLQTNLLSLERSGDELFTKEMFQLFQSYLCRTIKLRVVDCKEMATFSVFIVVKYCSGSVWRVSHCPSMVEFTCTCMRMQSIGLPCDHILTVLVSLNFMEFPSSLVLNRWSKLATEQIKDKYPDSAMYWDSQLMAKYATLVEVSREVCAAAYRDEEEYDKMLHFLSNEATRLKSKQNNEHCVDDNQMHQQDDDFAGILDPVVVRSKGCGQVEMDESGRQRRIQKCRQCGGIGHNKRSCTNRPRNVNGCMSSTEQTNTMLQATHENYSEVEPQTQSFVAGSSLLGWTTLVSRTRTSYEEEEGEARGLLTKIVTSATIKC